Proteins encoded together in one Lathamus discolor isolate bLatDis1 chromosome 3, bLatDis1.hap1, whole genome shotgun sequence window:
- the LOC136011059 gene encoding feather beta keratin-like, with product MYSGLRKRGRRPCRAMSCYDLCLPSSCGPRPLATSCNQPCFRRCGDSTTVIQPPTVMVTLPGPILSSYPQNTTVGSTASAAVGNYLRYCGIPVGSGGPRGLGKAGLLCLGSSGI from the exons ATGTACTCTGGCCTTAGGAAGCGAG GTAGACGTCCTTGCCGAGCAATGTCCTGCTATGACCTGTGCCTGCCCTCCTCCTGCGGTCCCCGGCCGCTGGCCACCAGCTGCAACCAGCCCTGCTTCCGCCGCTGTGGGGACTCCACCACCGTCATCCAGCCCCCCACTGTCATGGTCACCCTGCCCGGGCCCATCCTCAGCTCTTACCCGCAGAACACAACAGTGGGATCCACGGCATCGGCCGCTGTCGGGAACTACCTGCGGTACTGCGGGATCCCCGTGGGCTCCGGTGGTCCCCGCGGGCTGGGGAAGGCAGGACTGCTGTGCCTGGGCAGCAGCGGGATATAG